In a single window of the Pseudodesulfovibrio profundus genome:
- a CDS encoding PA2778 family cysteine peptidase has translation MAALFLVLLLFAAGGCALHPNPVVALPEDGRSSILVEDVPFHAQEQFQCGPATLAMALNWSGVEVTPESLVDSVYTASKKGSLQPAMVTSARRHGRVAYVLDDQDQLARTLEAGYPVVVLLNLGLSFYPVWHYAVVIGYDKVEGDYILHSGLTPHKRYSARQMDSMWGRSDYWGMLVLPPSELPELADESRWLRSVVGLERAKQWDAALSGYEAAVGRWPKSHDAWMGVGNSAYALGRRELAITAFQHATTIRPNEGIAFNNLAHVLAEVGRRDEAVAAAEKAVACGGPYVATFRKTLEEIRSR, from the coding sequence GTCCTTCTGCTGTTTGCTGCAGGTGGTTGTGCGCTGCATCCGAACCCTGTCGTGGCCCTGCCGGAAGATGGGCGCTCGTCAATTCTCGTCGAGGATGTCCCGTTTCATGCCCAGGAGCAGTTTCAGTGTGGTCCGGCAACGCTGGCCATGGCGCTCAACTGGAGTGGGGTCGAAGTCACGCCCGAGAGCCTGGTCGATTCAGTATACACAGCCTCCAAAAAAGGCAGCCTGCAACCCGCAATGGTCACATCGGCACGACGACATGGGCGGGTGGCGTATGTTCTTGATGACCAGGACCAATTGGCGCGGACCCTCGAAGCGGGGTACCCCGTGGTGGTCCTGCTTAACCTCGGGTTGTCCTTTTATCCAGTCTGGCACTACGCCGTAGTGATCGGCTATGACAAGGTCGAAGGCGATTACATTCTGCATTCGGGCCTGACACCGCATAAACGGTACTCCGCCCGGCAGATGGATTCTATGTGGGGTCGCAGTGACTACTGGGGCATGTTGGTGTTACCGCCCTCCGAACTGCCGGAACTGGCAGATGAATCTCGCTGGCTTCGATCCGTGGTGGGGCTGGAGCGCGCAAAACAATGGGATGCAGCCTTGTCCGGGTATGAAGCGGCTGTTGGTAGGTGGCCCAAGTCCCATGATGCATGGATGGGTGTGGGGAACAGTGCCTATGCATTGGGTCGCCGGGAACTCGCCATTACGGCTTTTCAGCATGCGACCACCATCCGCCCGAATGAGGGGATAGCCTTCAACAATCTTGCCCATGTGCTGGCCGAAGTCGGACGACGCGATGAAGCCGTGGCAGCGGCGGAGAAGGCCGTTGCCTGCGGTGGTCCGTATGTTGCGACTTTCAGGAAGACACTGGAAGAAATCCGCAGTCGTTGA
- a CDS encoding sodium-dependent transporter, whose protein sequence is MSANQSRDGFATKLGVLTATLGSAVGLGNIWKFPYMAGENGGAAFLCIYIAATIVVGLPVMISEIMMGRHAKSNAISTWRKVAPDNKLWTLVGVSGVVAAFAIMAFYTDVVGWVFSFIVMAVSGGLNSTDPKIGEAAFSATVSSPMSALLWQWGVLALVSTIIIGGVTKGIEKTTKTLMPILLGMLILVCIRSLTLPKAGEGLAFLFNPDFSKVTGEVVLMAMGLAFFKLSIGMGTMMTYGSYFRNDADVPFTATRVMLADLTVSILAGVAIFPAVFNYGFEPAAGPGLLFMTVPAVFSSMPLGQFFMVIFFVLTGLATMGAMLSLFEVPVAFFIEALKWNRRKATILTAIGLAICGAPATLSFSTMSDVTLFGLNFFDFYDYLSSNLLLPIGGFFIAIFAGWKWGSDKVERALSNRGTLNNQAIISLYSVIVKWITPLLVLAVLLKGLGFI, encoded by the coding sequence ATGTCCGCTAACCAAAGCCGCGACGGATTCGCGACGAAACTCGGTGTTCTCACAGCTACGCTCGGTTCAGCTGTAGGACTGGGGAACATCTGGAAATTTCCGTACATGGCAGGAGAAAACGGGGGCGCCGCCTTTCTCTGCATCTACATCGCCGCAACCATTGTAGTTGGTCTGCCGGTCATGATTTCGGAAATCATGATGGGTCGCCACGCCAAATCAAATGCCATTTCCACATGGCGAAAAGTTGCACCAGACAACAAACTCTGGACCCTTGTCGGCGTCAGCGGCGTGGTCGCCGCCTTTGCCATCATGGCCTTTTACACCGACGTCGTAGGCTGGGTATTCAGCTTTATCGTCATGGCTGTCAGCGGTGGATTGAACTCCACTGACCCGAAAATCGGTGAAGCAGCCTTCAGTGCCACAGTATCCTCCCCCATGAGCGCATTGCTCTGGCAGTGGGGTGTCCTGGCACTGGTCAGCACCATCATCATCGGCGGTGTAACCAAAGGCATTGAAAAGACCACGAAAACCCTCATGCCCATTCTGCTCGGCATGCTGATTCTGGTCTGCATCCGCTCCCTGACCCTGCCCAAGGCCGGTGAAGGACTCGCATTCCTTTTCAACCCCGACTTTTCCAAGGTCACCGGAGAAGTCGTGCTCATGGCAATGGGGCTGGCTTTCTTCAAGCTCTCCATCGGCATGGGTACCATGATGACCTACGGCAGCTACTTCCGAAACGATGCCGACGTACCGTTCACCGCTACCCGCGTCATGCTGGCCGACCTCACGGTCTCCATCCTGGCCGGTGTCGCCATCTTCCCGGCTGTCTTCAACTATGGTTTCGAGCCTGCCGCCGGTCCCGGTCTGCTGTTCATGACGGTCCCGGCCGTGTTCAGCTCCATGCCGCTGGGCCAGTTCTTCATGGTCATTTTCTTTGTCCTGACAGGATTGGCGACCATGGGGGCCATGCTCTCCCTGTTCGAAGTTCCCGTGGCCTTCTTCATCGAAGCCCTGAAATGGAACCGTCGCAAGGCCACCATTCTCACCGCCATCGGTCTTGCCATCTGCGGTGCTCCGGCCACGCTCTCGTTCTCGACAATGAGTGACGTGACCCTCTTCGGCCTGAACTTCTTCGACTTCTACGACTATCTGTCTTCCAACCTGCTGTTGCCCATCGGCGGCTTCTTCATTGCCATCTTCGCGGGATGGAAGTGGGGAAGCGACAAGGTCGAGCGTGCTCTCTCCAACAGAGGTACACTGAACAACCAAGCCATCATCTCCCTGTATTCGGTCATCGTGAAGTGGATCACACCGCTTCTGGTACTGGCCGTCCTGCTCAAGGGACTCGGCTTCATCTAG
- a CDS encoding Bbp19 family protein, with translation MLNNGLELHRAYKRLFDSPDGQAVMNDLEQRGCFHHSTFSAEHGRTQFNEGRRSLILHMKHMCDEHNFINKENNQ, from the coding sequence ATGCTGAATAACGGTCTCGAACTTCACCGTGCCTACAAGCGTCTTTTCGACAGCCCTGACGGACAAGCCGTCATGAACGACCTCGAACAACGGGGATGTTTCCACCATTCCACGTTTTCCGCGGAACACGGACGCACCCAGTTCAACGAAGGCCGCCGATCCCTCATCCTGCACATGAAGCACATGTGCGACGAACACAACTTCATCAACAAGGAGAACAACCAATGA
- a CDS encoding portal protein, with protein MEKKELAQSLLQRFQGLESVRQPWVPTWQELTEYMLPRKNSFNPGRRGQTNDERIFDSTPMHALELLASALGGLLTNPAIPWFDIRVKDKEQEEDQEVRDFLSQAGKKLTAIFNAEDTGFQTNVHELYLDIALLGTAVMYVEADPQSIVRFSTRPLGEVYVAESARGMVDTVYRRYELPARLVWREWKGACSDDVRSLAEKKPDTMVEILHAVFPRTDRDPFGIGAANFPYASVYMETGTQHVLEESGYLEMPYLVPRWAKATGETYGRGPGATALSDTRVLNAMSRTALMAAEKMSDPPLMVPDDGFLGPVRSGPGGLSYYRAGSSDRIEALPVRVDLNATENMIQQRRESIRRIFLGDQLAPEGPAVTATEAVMRQSDKMRVLGPVLGRLQTEFLGPLIKRVFNIMLRAGALPPIPGSLTLDDIEVRYTSPVARAQQQFEAQSLPQVLQHLAPIMGSSDPFGIMDNFDTDRITRRLADLYGTPGEFMRSRQEMDASREQKSKAQSKMQMSQTVNEMTGALKTLSESYTDRPNVLTELWSLAMAGKALPSTLQNMGQPPAQDNIEKPQSQQEPHNAE; from the coding sequence ATGGAAAAGAAAGAGCTCGCCCAATCGTTGCTGCAACGATTCCAGGGGCTCGAGTCCGTGCGCCAGCCATGGGTACCCACATGGCAGGAACTCACGGAGTACATGCTCCCCAGAAAGAACAGCTTCAACCCCGGTCGGCGAGGCCAAACCAATGACGAGCGGATATTCGATTCCACGCCCATGCATGCGCTGGAGCTGCTCGCTTCGGCCCTCGGCGGTCTGCTCACCAATCCGGCCATTCCCTGGTTCGACATCCGGGTAAAGGACAAGGAACAGGAAGAGGATCAGGAGGTACGCGATTTCCTTAGCCAGGCAGGGAAAAAGCTCACCGCGATATTCAATGCCGAGGACACGGGATTCCAGACAAATGTCCACGAACTCTACCTCGACATCGCCCTGCTGGGCACGGCGGTCATGTATGTGGAAGCGGATCCGCAAAGTATTGTCCGCTTTTCCACACGCCCGCTGGGAGAAGTGTACGTGGCTGAATCCGCTCGCGGCATGGTCGACACAGTGTACCGGCGCTACGAACTCCCGGCTCGACTTGTCTGGCGTGAATGGAAAGGAGCCTGCTCCGACGATGTCCGGTCACTGGCCGAAAAGAAACCGGATACCATGGTGGAAATTCTCCATGCCGTGTTTCCGCGTACGGACCGGGACCCGTTCGGTATCGGTGCCGCCAACTTCCCCTATGCTTCGGTGTACATGGAAACAGGCACCCAACATGTCCTTGAAGAATCCGGGTATCTGGAGATGCCCTATCTGGTCCCGCGTTGGGCCAAGGCGACCGGAGAAACATATGGTCGAGGCCCGGGTGCAACGGCCCTGTCCGACACCCGAGTACTCAATGCCATGTCCCGCACGGCGCTCATGGCTGCCGAAAAGATGTCTGATCCGCCGCTCATGGTGCCGGATGACGGCTTTCTCGGTCCGGTGCGTTCGGGTCCGGGCGGCCTGTCCTACTACAGGGCCGGTTCGAGTGACCGCATCGAAGCCCTGCCGGTCCGGGTGGACCTGAACGCCACGGAAAACATGATCCAGCAACGGCGCGAGTCCATTCGACGCATCTTCCTTGGCGACCAGTTGGCCCCCGAAGGTCCGGCAGTCACCGCCACGGAAGCGGTCATGCGCCAAAGCGACAAGATGCGCGTGCTCGGTCCCGTGCTTGGTCGATTGCAGACCGAGTTCCTTGGCCCGCTCATCAAGCGTGTCTTCAACATCATGCTGCGCGCCGGAGCGCTTCCGCCCATTCCGGGCAGTCTCACCCTCGACGACATCGAGGTCCGCTACACATCGCCGGTTGCACGCGCCCAGCAGCAATTTGAAGCACAGAGCCTGCCGCAAGTCCTGCAGCATCTGGCCCCGATCATGGGCAGCAGTGACCCCTTCGGCATCATGGACAACTTCGATACCGACCGCATAACCCGTCGACTGGCCGACCTTTACGGAACGCCCGGCGAATTCATGCGCTCCCGACAGGAAATGGATGCCTCGCGAGAGCAGAAATCCAAAGCCCAAAGCAAAATGCAGATGTCCCAGACAGTCAATGAGATGACAGGCGCACTCAAGACATTGTCCGAATCCTATACGGATAGGCCCAATGTCCTGACCGAACTCTGGTCGCTGGCCATGGCAGGCAAAGCCCTGCCTTCCACCTTGCAAAACATGGGGCAGCCACCAGCTCAGGACAATATCGAAAAACCGCAAAGCCAACAGGAGCCGCACAATGCTGAATAA
- a CDS encoding FecR domain-containing protein produces the protein MPESNTSIGIVTIAHGSATAQGDDGVRQLTTDSPVYADDIITTGANGSAVEIRFNDGAILSQGPNSHIAIDEYIYDPADSNGEMVIKLFEGTIRSVTGEIVDANPEGFSIETPLATIGIRGTTTGHIVGPDGLEQHVVIDFVDKPVVITPTDGGPLRLIAQDGLGVTAAQGSIGEVAPAPAGLLASFEQLSSESLQESPPSEDDQDGEDEFQDNDKPADDGQPDATGEAPDTPTQPMSLTTPGVMGQAETPSTPPAFPQMTQAVDQVAPAATSLAQTTTVVDATSEQDDIDTPVVSPESTPGVQRTIDLSDVGADLTISLASDSTGFYEETGDPSTRTGLDSNIVNAIGSETNANNMTGDERGNTLTGGEQLDTINGNAGDDTISGNGGGDNLDGGDDTDTLSYAGLNASVDVDLSTQSADYTINSIDYQDTVSNFENVIGSAHDDTLWGDNGDNTLFGQAGNDTLWGGNSGVDRLYGGDGDDLFKFHNNLQGTVDGGDDTDSLLVWSSGSYDLQGITEITDVEQILFQTAAASAEVTMEYADFEEFGDNDGLHVDSMQNSTNETVVFTVNSASGEDASMDLSDTTFGTFWTNGSGTVKLSGGDGNDTITGTSRSDTIFGNAGNDTIIGGEDGDVITGGAGADIFRYEDTDEGGDTINDFNSAQGDTFAFNADDFEAVTETGQLDASHFKEVSTGYEDDGSTGLDSEDQHYVYFNDGSAFHLYYDEDGNGGESGTLIATFDSDVGLDHTDITIV, from the coding sequence ATGCCCGAAAGCAACACATCCATAGGGATCGTCACCATTGCCCATGGCTCGGCCACGGCGCAAGGAGATGATGGCGTTCGTCAACTGACGACCGACAGCCCTGTCTATGCTGACGATATCATCACTACCGGAGCAAACGGCTCTGCGGTGGAAATCCGTTTCAATGACGGAGCCATACTCTCGCAGGGCCCGAACTCCCATATCGCTATCGATGAGTACATCTATGATCCGGCAGATTCCAACGGTGAAATGGTTATCAAACTGTTTGAAGGAACGATCCGATCGGTCACCGGTGAAATCGTTGATGCCAACCCGGAAGGATTCAGCATAGAAACGCCGCTGGCGACCATTGGTATTCGCGGGACAACCACCGGCCACATTGTCGGACCTGACGGACTTGAACAACACGTTGTTATCGACTTTGTGGACAAGCCGGTCGTGATCACGCCTACCGACGGCGGCCCCTTGCGCCTTATCGCCCAAGACGGACTGGGTGTCACTGCCGCACAAGGCAGCATTGGCGAGGTAGCACCTGCGCCTGCCGGACTCCTTGCATCATTTGAACAACTGTCGTCAGAATCATTGCAGGAATCTCCTCCGTCGGAAGACGATCAGGATGGGGAAGACGAATTTCAGGATAATGACAAGCCTGCCGACGATGGGCAACCGGATGCCACAGGAGAAGCTCCTGATACGCCGACACAGCCAATGTCGCTGACAACTCCCGGTGTCATGGGCCAAGCGGAAACGCCCTCAACACCTCCAGCCTTTCCTCAGATGACTCAAGCTGTGGATCAGGTTGCACCAGCAGCCACTTCCCTGGCTCAGACGACCACGGTTGTCGACGCCACCAGTGAGCAGGATGATATCGACACCCCGGTCGTTTCTCCTGAATCAACACCGGGAGTGCAGCGAACCATCGACCTGAGCGACGTGGGCGCGGATTTGACTATTTCGCTCGCCAGCGACTCAACTGGCTTCTACGAAGAGACAGGCGATCCATCCACCCGCACCGGACTGGATAGCAATATTGTCAACGCCATCGGTTCTGAGACCAATGCCAACAACATGACCGGCGATGAACGCGGTAATACACTGACCGGCGGCGAGCAGTTGGATACCATCAACGGCAACGCCGGCGACGACACCATCTCCGGCAACGGCGGTGGCGACAATCTTGACGGCGGCGATGACACGGACACCCTCTCCTATGCTGGCCTCAATGCAAGTGTTGATGTCGACTTAAGCACACAAAGCGCTGATTACACTATCAATTCTATCGACTATCAGGACACTGTTTCCAATTTCGAGAATGTCATAGGCTCTGCTCACGATGACACCCTGTGGGGAGACAATGGTGACAACACCCTGTTCGGCCAGGCTGGGAACGACACTCTTTGGGGCGGAAACAGTGGAGTAGACCGACTGTATGGTGGTGACGGAGACGACCTTTTCAAGTTCCACAACAACCTGCAAGGCACAGTGGACGGCGGCGACGACACTGACTCACTATTAGTCTGGAGCAGCGGCTCCTACGACCTGCAAGGGATCACCGAAATCACGGATGTGGAACAGATTCTTTTCCAAACCGCCGCCGCTTCAGCAGAAGTGACCATGGAGTATGCCGATTTCGAAGAATTTGGAGACAACGACGGGTTGCATGTGGACTCCATGCAGAATTCCACCAATGAAACCGTTGTATTCACGGTAAACTCCGCTTCAGGTGAAGACGCATCCATGGATCTTTCCGACACGACCTTCGGGACCTTCTGGACCAATGGATCAGGCACGGTAAAGCTCTCGGGCGGTGACGGCAACGACACCATAACCGGCACGTCCAGAAGTGACACGATCTTCGGCAATGCCGGCAACGACACCATCATTGGCGGTGAAGATGGAGATGTCATCACCGGAGGCGCAGGTGCCGACATTTTCCGCTACGAGGACACCGACGAAGGCGGCGACACCATCAACGATTTCAATTCAGCCCAGGGTGACACTTTCGCTTTTAATGCTGATGACTTCGAGGCGGTGACCGAAACCGGCCAACTGGACGCATCGCATTTCAAGGAAGTCTCTACTGGGTATGAGGACGATGGCAGCACCGGTCTGGATAGCGAGGACCAACACTACGTCTACTTCAATGATGGATCAGCGTTCCACCTCTATTATGACGAAGATGGCAACGGCGGCGAAAGCGGCACACTCATTGCCACCTTCGACAGTGACGTCGGGTTGGACCATACCGATATCACCATTGTGTAG
- a CDS encoding terminase large subunit domain-containing protein has protein sequence MNNELYTPRKHQAEIESNLARFSVLVCHRRFGKTALSINRLIRAAQETKRPDWRGAYIAPLYKQAKTVVWDELKRYCGLGRDDCTVKFHETELRADFENGARIRLFGAENPDSLRGIYLDGVIFDEVAQMPYRVWSEVIRPALSDRKGWGLFIGTPQGKNALYRLWENAKRDPDWFAAMYRASETNIIAADELEAAGREMAPEEYEQEFECSFTAAIRGAYFGNLMGVADKENRVTSVPHDPTLPVHTSWDLGMSDSTSIWFVQSRPGGNYAVIDYYEASGEGLDHYARILDAKGYKYGSHIAPHDIRVRELGTGKSRLEIARGLGIRFDIAPNIPIQDGINAIRSILPACWFDSVKCAPGIESLRHYRRAFNERMNDFTARPVHDWTSHAVDAFRYFAVGFRQPGNAARPLRTINDYDPFGRQHERA, from the coding sequence GTGAATAACGAACTGTATACACCGCGCAAACATCAGGCGGAAATCGAGTCGAACCTGGCTCGCTTTTCCGTGCTGGTCTGTCATCGGCGATTTGGTAAAACCGCCCTCTCCATCAACCGACTTATCCGGGCGGCGCAGGAAACAAAGCGCCCTGACTGGCGCGGGGCCTATATCGCCCCCCTCTACAAGCAGGCCAAAACCGTGGTCTGGGATGAACTCAAACGGTATTGCGGCCTTGGTCGTGACGACTGCACCGTCAAGTTTCACGAAACCGAGCTGCGCGCTGACTTTGAAAACGGTGCCCGCATTCGGTTGTTCGGTGCGGAAAATCCCGACTCCCTCCGCGGCATCTATCTGGACGGCGTCATCTTCGATGAAGTGGCACAAATGCCCTACAGGGTATGGTCGGAGGTCATCCGCCCCGCCCTCTCCGACCGCAAGGGTTGGGGACTGTTCATAGGCACCCCACAGGGCAAAAACGCGCTCTACAGGCTGTGGGAGAACGCAAAGCGTGATCCGGACTGGTTTGCGGCCATGTATCGTGCTTCAGAGACCAACATCATCGCTGCTGACGAGTTGGAAGCAGCAGGCCGGGAGATGGCACCCGAGGAATATGAGCAGGAATTTGAGTGCTCATTCACTGCAGCTATCCGCGGCGCCTATTTCGGCAACCTCATGGGTGTGGCCGACAAGGAAAACCGCGTCACATCCGTCCCGCACGACCCGACCCTTCCCGTGCATACGTCATGGGACCTCGGCATGTCCGATTCCACCTCCATCTGGTTCGTGCAGTCCCGGCCTGGCGGCAACTACGCCGTCATCGACTATTACGAAGCTTCGGGCGAAGGACTGGATCACTATGCACGTATTCTTGATGCCAAGGGGTACAAATACGGATCGCACATCGCCCCCCACGACATTCGGGTCCGGGAACTGGGGACAGGCAAGTCCCGACTGGAAATAGCGCGAGGGCTGGGCATCCGCTTCGATATCGCGCCCAACATCCCGATTCAGGACGGCATCAACGCCATCCGCAGCATCCTCCCGGCCTGCTGGTTTGATTCGGTCAAGTGCGCTCCCGGCATCGAGTCATTGCGGCACTACCGGCGGGCCTTCAATGAACGTATGAACGATTTCACCGCCCGCCCCGTTCACGACTGGACGAGCCACGCTGTCGACGCCTTCCGATACTTTGCCGTAGGTTTCAGACAGCCCGGAAACGCGGCTCGTCCCTTACGCACCATCAACGATTACGACCCGTTCGGGAGGCAGCATGAGCGTGCGTGA
- a CDS encoding tetratricopeptide repeat protein — protein sequence MRYLIPIFVVLPLMLSGCVGSLGSGAARVSLTPEQIETQEREASASAALSRAMQLHHDGGFLDEDAAMEYLNEAIELDPDLAEARYQRALLRMNHGDRQGAEADVRVVLDNEPDNVRAVYAFGSIAYRKGEFIEAAKAFSRVLELDDSITEAYAMRGASYLKLQRPQDAIHDFTETLARNPAHRNAYYNRALAYVALGDDEQAEDDLTQAMSLNSQSYETIVARAAVYMRLGEFGRAIRDYGRAIVLDQNDPLLHALQAKAYGEDGRFGEAEDAAYKAYLLARAQGDFDSAEAYRDMMDEFAASYDRDKASSSQGAGIESELPPDTP from the coding sequence ATGCGGTATCTCATCCCGATTTTTGTTGTTTTGCCCCTGATGCTGTCCGGCTGCGTCGGGTCTCTTGGCAGTGGTGCGGCCCGGGTCTCCCTGACCCCTGAGCAGATTGAAACTCAGGAACGTGAGGCCAGTGCTTCGGCTGCGCTAAGCAGAGCCATGCAATTGCATCATGATGGCGGGTTTCTCGATGAAGATGCTGCCATGGAGTATCTCAATGAGGCCATCGAACTGGACCCGGACCTTGCCGAGGCCCGGTACCAGCGTGCGCTGCTTCGGATGAACCATGGAGACCGACAGGGGGCAGAGGCTGATGTTCGTGTCGTGCTCGATAATGAGCCGGACAACGTGCGCGCCGTGTATGCCTTTGGCTCCATTGCCTACCGCAAGGGTGAGTTCATAGAAGCGGCCAAGGCGTTCAGCCGGGTGCTGGAGCTTGATGACTCCATCACCGAAGCGTACGCCATGCGCGGAGCGTCCTACCTGAAGCTCCAGCGTCCACAGGACGCCATCCACGACTTCACCGAGACCCTTGCTCGCAATCCGGCCCACAGAAACGCCTATTACAATCGTGCACTGGCTTATGTGGCGCTCGGAGATGACGAGCAGGCTGAAGACGATTTGACCCAGGCCATGTCGTTGAATTCCCAGTCCTACGAAACCATTGTCGCCCGTGCTGCTGTCTACATGCGCCTTGGGGAGTTCGGTCGTGCGATCCGTGACTATGGGCGAGCCATTGTACTTGATCAGAATGATCCGCTGCTCCACGCGCTTCAGGCCAAAGCCTATGGTGAAGACGGCCGGTTCGGCGAGGCTGAGGACGCTGCCTATAAAGCGTATCTGCTGGCTCGCGCTCAGGGCGATTTCGACAGTGCCGAAGCGTATCGCGACATGATGGACGAGTTCGCGGCCAGCTATGACCGAGACAAGGCGTCCTCATCTCAGGGGGCCGGCATTGAGTCCGAGCTGCCACCCGACACCCCTTAA
- a CDS encoding tRNA dihydrouridine synthase — translation MHSPFDPALADLLNRPLSIAGKPVRNRLWLAPMAGLGHIAYREVLEEYGGCGLLFSEMCSAKAVPTENNRVSPVFRWREEELDHLVCQIVGATPEEMIPAARRIEDEGFFGIDINMGCSVPGIVKRNAGAALLREPEMALRVVEAVRKEVDIPLFLKFRTGWSPEVEPAAELARRFESAGVDCLVFHPRVAPDKRTRPPVMDHIRSIKEAVSIPVFGNGDVVVAEDCRRMLDTTGCDGVSVGRMAMARPWLFAQWTAGYEPGQDCFRDYAIRLADLLDHYYDPIRALKRYKLFTVYFAANFTFGHSLQSKFLAAKNMDDIRYVARHHLRPGMQLASRPNMNLYNT, via the coding sequence ATGCACTCCCCATTTGATCCGGCGTTGGCCGACCTCTTGAATCGTCCGTTGTCCATTGCGGGCAAGCCCGTGCGCAATCGTTTGTGGCTCGCGCCCATGGCCGGCCTCGGTCATATTGCGTATCGTGAAGTGCTGGAGGAGTACGGGGGGTGTGGCCTGCTGTTTTCCGAAATGTGCTCGGCCAAAGCTGTGCCTACCGAGAATAATCGTGTTTCCCCGGTTTTTCGCTGGCGGGAGGAAGAACTGGACCATCTGGTTTGCCAAATCGTCGGAGCAACGCCCGAAGAGATGATTCCGGCGGCCAGAAGGATTGAGGACGAGGGATTCTTCGGTATCGATATCAACATGGGGTGCTCGGTCCCCGGTATCGTCAAACGCAATGCGGGCGCAGCTCTGCTGCGGGAGCCTGAGATGGCGTTGCGTGTCGTGGAAGCTGTTCGCAAGGAAGTGGATATACCCTTGTTCCTGAAGTTTCGTACCGGCTGGTCTCCGGAAGTGGAACCGGCCGCAGAGCTGGCCAGACGCTTCGAGTCCGCCGGGGTCGACTGTCTGGTTTTTCATCCGCGTGTGGCCCCGGACAAACGGACCCGACCACCAGTCATGGATCATATCCGCTCAATCAAGGAAGCTGTCTCCATCCCGGTCTTTGGCAATGGCGATGTGGTCGTGGCCGAGGATTGCCGACGGATGCTTGATACGACCGGCTGCGATGGTGTGTCTGTCGGACGGATGGCTATGGCTCGACCATGGTTGTTCGCCCAGTGGACAGCGGGGTATGAGCCGGGGCAGGATTGCTTTCGTGATTATGCCATCCGCCTGGCTGATTTGCTGGATCACTATTATGATCCCATCCGGGCCTTGAAACGATACAAATTGTTTACCGTGTATTTTGCGGCAAACTTTACGTTCGGACACAGTCTTCAGTCCAAATTCCTGGCCGCCAAGAACATGGATGACATACGCTATGTTGCCCGGCACCACCTGCGTCCCGGGATGCAACTGGCATCACGTCCCAATATGAATCTGTACAACACGTGA
- a CDS encoding cyclase family protein: MHVVDLTHAMHTGMPVFPGDDPVNIRRTHFVNKDGFAHTHVTSGTHVGTHVDVAAHLFADAPGLDWLGPDNFTGWGAVVDCTGIDTPYIDQQHLASLAQVEELDFALIRTDWDRHWKTDRYFDDFPFLSETACRFLGGLGLKGIGLDTPSPDPVASKELRAHQSLLNLGLVIVENLCNLKELPTESFIFSCLPLRIRDGEGCPVRAVGMTF, translated from the coding sequence ATGCACGTTGTCGATTTGACCCATGCCATGCACACGGGCATGCCGGTTTTTCCGGGGGATGATCCCGTCAATATCCGTCGCACGCACTTCGTGAACAAGGATGGATTTGCCCACACGCACGTCACATCCGGGACCCATGTCGGAACCCATGTCGATGTGGCGGCGCACCTGTTTGCCGATGCCCCCGGCCTCGACTGGCTCGGTCCCGACAATTTTACGGGATGGGGCGCAGTCGTTGACTGTACCGGTATCGATACGCCGTACATCGACCAACAACACCTTGCTTCACTGGCACAGGTTGAAGAACTCGATTTTGCCCTTATCCGAACAGACTGGGACCGTCACTGGAAGACCGATCGCTACTTCGATGATTTTCCTTTTCTCAGTGAGACTGCCTGTCGCTTTCTTGGTGGACTGGGGCTCAAGGGAATCGGTCTGGATACCCCTTCGCCTGATCCGGTGGCTTCCAAGGAGTTGCGTGCTCACCAATCGTTGTTGAATCTGGGGTTGGTCATTGTGGAGAATCTGTGCAACCTGAAAGAATTGCCGACAGAGAGCTTCATTTTCAGTTGCCTGCCGTTGCGAATCCGCGATGGTGAAGGGTGTCCTGTCCGCGCTGTGGGCATGACGTTCTGA